In Clostridia bacterium, the genomic stretch GGCCGGCCCCTCCCCCGTTCAGCGAAAGGCGTGCGCGGCGCCGCAGGCGCCGCAGCGGAAGCCGGTGGGCGCGTCCACGAGCGCCTCGCGCTCGACGACCAAGCCGTGGCGCCGCACCAGCCGCGCTCCGCACGCGTCGCAACGCGTGTCCGTGTCGCCCGCGGTGGACGAGGCCGTGAGGTAGACGTACCGCAGGTGGCGCCGCGCCGCCTCTCTTGCGGCGGCGAGGGCCTCGCGCCGCATCGGCTCGCCGCCGCGACGGAAGTCAGGGTAGAAGCGGGGCAGGTGCAGGGGGATGTCGCGGCTCAGCCCGGCCAGCCACGCGGCGATGGCCTCCACCTCCTCAGGGTCGTCGAACTCGCCGGGGACGAGGAGCGTCGTCACCTCCACGTGCACACCGGCCCTGAACGCCGCCTCGATGGAAGCCCGCACGGGCCCGCTCCAGCCACCGAGCGCGCGGCCGTAGTACGCGTCGTCCAGGCCCTTGAGGTCGACGTTGACGGCGTCCGCGACGTCGAGAAGCTCCGTCCACGGCTCCGGTTCCGCGAAGCCGTTCGTCTTCAGCAGCACGGCGAATCCGAGGCGCCGGGCTTCCCGAGCGACATCGATCACGAACTCGAAGGACACGACGGGCTCCGTGAAGGTGAAGCAGACGGCATCCACCCGGGGGTCGGCGGCCCGCGCGGCGAGGGCGCGCTCCAGCACGTCCTCCGGCCGCACATCCGGCGCGGGCGACCCCGTCCCGGATGCCACGCCGTCCGTCTGGGAGATCGTCCAGTTCTGGCAGTAGTCGCAATGGAGGTTGCAGCCGAACGTGCCCACGGAGAGGCACAGGCGGCCCGGCCGGTAGTGGAAGAACGGCTTCTTTTCCACCGGCTCGACGGCCACCGCCGCCAGGCGGCCATAGCCGGCCGCCCACAGCCGCCCGCCCTCGTTCACGCGCACGCGGCAATCCCCGGCCTCGCCCGGGCGGACGAGGCAGCGCTTCGGGCAGAGGCGGCAGCGCGCCGTCCCGTCCTGCAGGGCCTCGGCGTGGCGGGCGAGGACGCGCATCGCGGTCACATCCCGTGACGCGGCCGGCGGCCGCGGGTAAAATGGAAACGCGTCGTCTATTACCTATTTATAATAGTGGGTCACAGACGCTCGTTCGAGACCAACGAAGGAGGACCTCATGTACCGCAAAGTCCTGGTGGCCAACCGCGGCGAGATCGCCGTACGCGTGCTGCGCGCCTGCCGCGAGCTCGGCATCCGCACCGTGGCCATCTACTCGGAAGCCGACAAGGACGCCTACCACGTCCAGTTCGCCGACGAAGCCTACCCGGTCGGCCCGGCCCCGGCCAGCCAGAGCTACCTGAACATCGCCGCGATCATCGACGTCGCCAGCCGCGCCGAGGTGGAAGCCATCCACCCGGGCTACGGGTTCCTCGCAGAGAATGCCCACTTCGCGGCCGTCTGCCGCACCTGGGGCATCGACTTCATCGGCCCCTCCCCCGAGGCCATCGAGCAGATGGGCGACAAGGCGCGCGCGAGAGAGCTCATGAAGCGTTCCGGGGTGCCCGTCATCCCGGGCAGCGAGGGCACGGTGCGCGGCCTTGAGGAGGCGCTGGCCGTGGCCCAGGAGATCGGCTTCCCCGTGCTCGTCAAGGCGGCGGCCGGGGGCGGCGGGCGCGGCATCCGCGTGGTCCACGACGCGAACGAGCTGAAGGCCGCGGTCGAGAGCGCGGAGCGCGAGGCCAAGTCCTCCTTCGGCAGCGGCGAGGTGTACGTGGAGAAGTACCTCGCCAGCCCGCGCCACATCGAGTTCCAGATCCTCGCCGACCGGCACGGCCACACCCTGAGCCTCTACGAGCGCGACTCCTCCATCCAGCGGCGGCGCCAGAAGATTGTCGAGGAGGCGCCGAGCCCCGTCCTGACGCCGGAGTTGCGCGCGCGCATGTCGGAGGCGGCCGTCCGCGCCGCCGAGGCCGTGAACTACACCGGCGCCGGCACCATCGAGTTCCTCGTCGAGGACGATCAGTTCTACTTCATCGAAATGAACACGCGCATCCAGGTGGAGCACCCGGTCACGGAGATGACGCTCGGCGTCGACATCGTCAAGGAGCAGATCCGCGTCGCCGCCGGGCAGGCGCTGCCCTTCCGGCAGGAGGACCTGAAGCCGCGCGGCTGGTCCATCGAGTTCCGCGTCAACGCGGAGGACCCCGACCGCAACTTCCTGCCTTCGCCGGGGACGATCACCCGCGTCCGCTGGCCGCACGGCCTTGGAGTGCGCGTCGACGAAGGCGTCACGGCCGGCTCGGTGGTGCAGCCGTTCTACGACTCTCTGCTCGCGAAGGTGATTGTCTGGGGAGCCGACCGCGAGGAGGCGCTGGCGCGGGCGCGGCGCGCCTTCCAGGAGTGCGAGATCGAGGGCGTGAAGACGACGATCCCGCTCTTCCGCCGCCTGCTCGACCACCCCGACTTCGTCGAGGGCCGCTACAGCACGCGGTGGCTTGAGGAGACGGCATTCGTCAATCGTTGACGGTCGTGCCCTGCGGAGCCGCGCCCATGAGGTACTGGGCCATGCCAAGGAAGACGGCGAACGCGACGCGCTGCTGGTACTCGGGCTGGGTCAGCAGCCGCGCCTCGTCCGGATTCGAAAGGAACCCGACCTCGACCGTGACCGCCGGGGCCGGCGCCTGCTTGAGGATCAGGTGGTTGATGTTGCCGTTGGCCCAGCGGTTCGTCGGCGTGAGCCGGCGCAGGGCGTCCTGGATCGCCACGGCGAGCCGCTTGCTCTCCTCGTGGTACTTGCCGTCGTAGAAGGCCTGCGCGCCGCGCCACGTGGGAGACGGGTAGGCGTTGCAGTGGATGCTGACGACGAGATCAGGCTGGAAGCGGTTCATCACTTCCACCCGCGCCCAGAGGTCCTTCACCTTGCGCTCGCGGTAGCGTTGCGCTGTCATGCCGGAGAGGTCGTTCCCGTCGGCGCGCGTCAGGAGCACCGTGGCGCCCGCGGCGCGCAGCATCTCCGCCAGCTTGAGCGAGATCTGAAGGGTGAGTTCGTCCTCCTCGATGCCGCCCGGCCCCAGGGCGCCCGGGTCGATGCCGCCGTGGCCGGGGTCGACGAGCACGCGCTTGCCGGCGAAGCTGCTGACGACGCCCTTGATGACGCGCGCCTCGGCCGCGCGCTCCATTCCGTACGCCGCGCTGCGGACGGCCGTGGCGAGCAGGAGGCACGCGCCGAAGACGGCGACCGCCTGCAGCCACGGCCGTGGAGCTTTGCCCGGGCGCGTGGCCGGGCCCGTCACCGCAGCCGCCCAGGCGCCCAGCCGGTCGCGCGCGCTCGGCCTGACTCGCCGCCACCCCGCCCTCACCCGCGACGCCCCTTTCCCCTCGCGCGGCGCGGGTCATCCCCGCTCCGCCGCCGTCCGGTTTGGGTGTATGCGGGTGCGTCAGGCGCCATGCCAGGCGATGCGCGGGCAGGCCGCAGCGCCGGTCGGGCGGGGGTTACGCGGGCGGGCCCTCCGGGCGTGGCCCGGTTCCGTCCTCGCCCCACCCGAGCCGGCGGAGGAGCCCCTCCTTCACGCGCGGCCACTCTTCGGGCAGGATCGAGAAGATCACGGTGTCGCGCAGGGTGCCGTCGCGTCGCACACGGTGGTTGCGCAGCGTGCCCTCATACTGCGCGCCGAGCTTGCGGATCGCGGCCTGCGAGCGCAGGTTCTTGACGTCCGTCTTCAGCGTCACGCGGTTCGCGCCCCACGCCTCGAACGCGTGCGCGAGCAGCAGGTACTTCGCCTCCGGGTTGACGCGCGTGCCCCACGCCTCGCGCGCGTACCACGTCCAGCCGATCTCCAGCGTGCGGTTCCGCCGGTCGATGTCCATGTACCGCGTGCTGCCCAGGATCTTGCCGTCCGCTTTCCGCACGACGGCGAACGGCTGCGCCACGCCGCGGGCTCGAGCCTCCAGGGCCTCGGCCACGAACTGGTCGACGGCCTCGGGCGAGGTCAGCTCAAGCGAAAGCCACTCGAAGATGCCGGCGTCCCCGCCCGCAGCCTCCAGAAGCCCGTCGCGATGGCGCGGCTCAAGCGGCTCCAAACGCAGCGCCGGGCCCTCCAGCCCGCTCGCGCCGGGCAGGTCCGGCGTTTCCTGAAGAGCATCCTTCTCGCCGGTCATGCGCGGGTTCTCCTCTCACGTCCTGAGTCCAGCGCTTTCATGTGGCGTGACGCTTTCCGTGCATGTGCGCCGCCACGGCCACGCTCCGCGCCCCCACGCGATCGGGCCCGCGCGGGCGCCTCATCCGCAGGGGCGTCACCGGATCGCGCGCAACAAAACGCGCCGGCCCGGGTGAACGGGCCGGCGCGAACCAAACGCCATGGCGCGATCGGCGCTCAGCGCTTCGAGAACTGCGGCGCCTTGCGCGCCTTCTTCAAGCCGTACTTGCGGCGTTCCTTCATCCGCGGGTCGCGGGTGAGGTAGCCCGCCTTCTTGAGCACCGGGCGCAGTTCCGCGTCGGCGCGCACGAGGGCGCGGGCAATCCCGTGCCGCACGGCGCCCGCCTGGCCGGAGATGCCGCCGCCGCACACGCGGACGAACACGTCGTACTTGCCGGCCGCGTCCACGGCGTGCAGGGGCTCCAACGCGGTCGCCTGGAGCGTCGGAACCTTGAAGTACTCCTCGATGGGCCGGTCGTTGACGATCACCCGGCCCTTGCCGGGCAGGAGCCGCACGCGCGCGACCGCCTCCTTGCGCCGACCGGTGCCCCAGTAGAACATCGTCGGGGACTTCAGCTTCGCCACACCTTCATCTCCTTACGCTTTCGCGCTCGCGATCCGTTCCCGCTCAGGCGCGAGCCTGCGGCAGCTCCAGCTTGACCGGCTTCTGCGCCTCATGCGGGTGCTGCGGTCCGGCGTAGACCTTGAGCTTGCGGAACATCTGCCGGCCGAGCGAGTTCCGCGGCAGCATGCCGCGCACCGCCTTCTCGATGACCCGCTCCGGGCGCGTGGCCAGGAACTTGGCGTAGTTCATGGCCTTGAGGCCCTCCGGCCAGTTCGAGTGGCGGTAGTACATCTTCTTTTGAAGCTTGTTGCCCGTCAACCGCACCTTGCTCGCGTTGATGACGATGACGTGGTCGCCGGTGTCGACGCTCGGCGTGTAGATGGGCTTGTGCTTGCCGCGCAAAATCCGCGCGACCTCGCTGGCCAGACGACCGAGGATCAGGCCGTCGGCGTCGATGACGTACCACTTGCGCTCAACCTGTTCGCCGTTGGCCTGGTAGGTCTTGTTGAAGTTCACGCTCATCGGCAAAAAACCTCCGTGTCTGAAACGGGGCCAAAACAGACAAAGCTATTCTAAAGAAGGGCACGGCAGGATGTCAATGAAATCGTGCCCGGTGACGGCGCCCCAATCGTACCGCACCTCGACGAGGCACAAGCCTCGCGCGGGCGCCGTCGGGCCGGCGGCCGGCGCGTCCGCCCGCCTCGCGGGGCCGTCGATCAGCGCGCGCACGGCGTCCGGCCGCATGGCCCCGCGTCCCACCTCGACCAGCGTTCCCACAAGCGCGCGCACCATCTTGTACAGGAAGCCGTCACCCTCCGCCCAGACCGTGATCAGCGGGCCGCGGCGCGCCAGCGACAGCTTGACCGTGCGCACGGTGTCCCGCACCGGCCGCCCCGCGCGGCCGAAGGCGGCGAAGTCGTGCCGGCCGGAGAGCAGGCGGGCGGCTTCGGCCATGGCGTCGACGTCCACCGGCCGCGCGTGCAGCCACGCGTAGCGCGACCAGAACGGGGGCACCGTCGCCTCGCACCAGAGGTTGTACACGTACGTCTTGCCCCGCGCGTCGAAGCGGGCGTGGAAGCCCGGCGGCACGGCCCGCGCCGCGCGCACGACGATGTCGTCCGGCAGCTGGGCGTTGAGCGCCAGGGGCAATCGCTCGAGGGGAATGCGGCACGGCACCCGGAACTGCACGGGCATGGCCGCCGCGTGCACGCCGGCATCCGTGCGGCCGGAGGGGATGGCGCGCGCGGGCGTCCCCGTGACGCGCGCCCAGGCGGCTTCGAGGCGCGCCTGCACCGTGTCCTCGCCCTTGCCCTGGAGCTGGAACCCCTGGTACCGCGTGCCCTCGAACGCGACCGTCAGCAGCACGCCATCCGTCACGGTCGCGACGTCCACGCCCTCGCACCTCCCCCGATGGCCCGCGGGCCGGCACGGGCGGGCGGCCGACCCGCGCACCGTCGCGTCCCGCGCCGCAGCGGCGCCTTACGCCGGCCCCGCTCCTCGCGCCGCCAGCGCCCACGCCGCGAGCGCCGCCAGCGCCGCCAGCGCGAGCCAGTCGCGCGCCCCCATGCGCGTCTCGCGGTAACGCGTGCGCGCCTCGCCGCCCGCGTACGCGCGGGCTTCCATGGCGAGCGCCAGGTCCTCCGCGCGCCGGAACGCCGCGACGAAGAGCGGCACGAGCACCGGCACCAGGGCCTGGGCGCGCCGCCAGAGCGAGCCCGACTCGAAGTCCGCGCCGCGGGACGCCTGCGCCTTCATGATGCGGTCGGCTTCGTCAAAGATCGTCGGAATGAAGCGCAGCGCGATGGACATCATGAGCGCCAGCTCGTGCACCGGGAAGCGGACGCGCTTCAGCGGCGTCAAAAGGCGCTCCAGCGCGTCCGTCAGCAGGAGCGGCGAGGTCGTCATGGTGAGGAGCGTCGTCGCCCACACGAGCAGCAGGAGGCGAACGCCCAGCGCGGCCGCGATCGCCAGCCCCGGACGCGTGAGCGCCAAAGGTCCGACGCGCGCCAGCGCCTCTCCGGGGACGGAGAACGCGTTGATCGCCGACGTGATCAACACGAGCACGAGAATCGGCCGCAGGCCGCGCCACAGGGCGTCCAGCCGCGCCCGCGCGGCCACGGTGGCCGCCGCCAGCAGCGCGGCGATCGCCCCGTAGACGGCTCCGGACGACGTCACAAACAGCGCCAGGATCAGGAGCGCCAGCCCGACGAGCTTCGTGCGCGCGTCCAGCCGGTGCAGGGCCGTGTCCCCGGCCACGTACTGGCCCAGCGTGACGGCCTTCACGCCTGCGCCTCCCCCGGTCGCGCCGGGCGCCGGCCGCCACGGGGTTGCCCATCCGGCCCGGCGGCCGCCCCGCCCGCGCCGTGGCGCGCGCCGTCACGGGCACGCCACGCGGCGGCCACGCGCGCCCGCGCCTCGTCCAGCGTCAGCGCGTCCGCGCGCACGGGCCAGCCGCACGCCGCAAGCCCGCGCAGGAACGCCGTCGCCGGCGGGGGCTCGAGGCCCCACTGGCGGAGGTCGGCCCGCGCGAACACTTCGCGCGGTGGACCGTCGGCCACGACTTCGCCGCGGTGCAACACCACCATGCGGTCCACGAGCGTGGCCATCTCGTCCATCGCGTGCGAAACGTACACGAGGGTGCGCGGCCGCGATCCGCCGCGCTGCCAGCGCCCGATGAAGTCGAGCAGCGCCTCGCGCCCCTGCGGGTCGAGACCGGCCGTGGGCTCGTCCAGCACGAGGATGTCGGGATCGATCGCCAGCACGCCGGCCAGCGCCACCCGCCGCATCTGGCCGCCGGAGAGCTGGAACGGCGAGCGGCGCGCCAGCGCCGGGTCGAGGCCGACGTCCTGCATGGCCCGTCTCACGCGCGCCTGCACCTCGTCCTCCGGAAGGCCCAGGTTGCGGGGCCCGTACGCGATATCGTCCGCGACCGTCTCCTCGAACAGCTGCGTCTCCGGGTACTGGAAGACGATGCCCACCTTGCGCCGCAGCTCGCGGCGCGCCCGTGCGCGGGCCGCACGCGAGAGGCCGGGCGCGCACGGGTCGATGCCGTCGACGACGACCCGGCCCTCCGTCGGCGAGAGCAGGCCGTTGAAGTGAAGGGCGAGCGTCGTCTTGCCGGAGCCGGTCGCGCCCGCCAGGCCGACGCGCTCGCCGTCGGCGATCGAGAGCGAGATCTCCCGCAGCGCCGGGGGCGAGTCGCGGTCGGCCGGGTCGTACCGGTAGGTCAGGCGCTCGACCACAATCGGCACAGGGCCTCCACCAACCCTTCGATGGTGTGCGCCGGGACGGCGGCCGGCTCCCCGAGCGGAACGCCGTCGGCTCGCAGCCGCTCCGCGAGGACCACCGAGTGCGGCGGGGCGAGGCCCCACCGGCGCAAGTCCTCCGCGCGCGTCAGGACGTCCACGGGGGGCCCGTCCGCCACCACGCGGCCCTGGTGCAGCACGACGACGCGGTCGGCCAGGGCCGCCTCGGCCATGTCGTGCGTGATCCACACCACGGACAGCCCTGTCGATCGCCGCAGTTCCGACACCGTGCGGATCACGTCGCCGCGCCCGACCGGGTCCAGCATGGATGTCGCCTCGTCGAAGACGATCGCCTCCGGCTCCATCGCGAGGGCCCCGGCGATCGCGAGCCGCTGCTTCTGCCCGCCGGAGAGCTGCGAGGGCGCCCTGCCGGACAGCTCCGCGAGGCCGGTCGCTTCGAGCGCCCGGCGCACCCGCCGCCGGATCTCTTCCGGCGGCAGGCCGAGGTTCTCCGGCCCGAAGGCCACGTCGTCCTCGACGACCGGCGCCACGATCTGGTTGTCCGGGTTCTGGAAGACGAGGCCGACGCGCCGCCGGATCTCCCGCAGGTGGCGCGGCTCGCTGGTCAGCAGGCCGGCGACGCGCACCGTGCCGGCTTCCGGCACGAGCAGCCCGTTCAGGCAGCGCGCGAGCGTGGACTTGCCGGAGCCATTGCTCCCCAGAACGGCCAACCACTCGCCGCGCGCCACGCGCAGGTCGACATGCGACAAGGCCTGCACGCCGCTCCCGTGCGGGTCGGGGTAGCGGTAGTGCAGGCCTACGACCTCGATGAGCGGGGCGTCCACGCGCTCAGACGAGCTCAAGGCGGACCATCGGCGCGGCGTCGCCGCGGCGCGGCCCCAGCTTGACGATCCGCGTGTAGCCGCCCGGCCGGTCCTTGTACCGCGGCGCGATGTTGTCGAAGAGCTTTTTCAGCACGTCCTCGTCCAGGAGGAACGCGGCCGCCTGGCGACGGGCGTGCAGGTCGCCGCGCTTCGCGTTCGTGATCAGCTTCTCGGCGATCGCGTTGACCTCGCTGGCCTTGGCCTCCGTCGTGATGATCGCTTCCTTGTCCAGGAGGGAGGTGACGAGGCTGCGGAACAAGGCGCGGCGCGCGTCCTTCGGACGGCCGAGTTTGGCGTATGGCATCGGGTGTCCCTCCTCCGCTGTCGCGCGGGTCGAACGCGCGGTCTAGTCTTCGCTCTGCCGGAGGCTCAAGCCGAGCGCGGCGAGCTTCTCCTGCACTTCCTCAAGCGACTTCTTCCCGAGGTTGCGGACCTTCATCATGTCCTCGGGCGTCTTCGCGACGAGCTCGCCGATGGTGTTGATGCCCGCCCGCTTCAGGCAGTTGTACGAGCGCACGGAGAGTTCGAGCTCGTCGATGCTCTGGCTGAGAAGGCGGTCGCGCTCGTCGCCTTCCTTCTCCACCATGATCTCGACGTTGCCGACCTTGTCGGTCAAGCCGATGAAGAGGTTCAGGTGCTCCGCCAGGATCTTCGCGGCGAAGCTGGCCGCCTCATCCGGCGCGATGGTGCCGTTGGTCCAGATGTCGAGCGTGAGCCGGTCGTAGTTGGTGACCTGGCCGACGCGCGTGTCCGTGACCTGGTAGTTCACGCGCCGAATGGGCGAGAAGATCGAGTCGATCGGGATCACGCCGATCGGCTGGTCGGGCCGCTTGTTGCGGTCCGCCGGCACGTAGCCCCGTCCACGCTCGACCGTCATCTCCATGGCGAGGCGGCCGTTCTTGTCGAGCGTGGCGATGTGATGATCCGGGTTGACGATCTCGATGTCCGGCCCCGTCTGGATGTCCGCAGCCGTGACCTCGCCCTCGCCCTCCGCCTCGATGCGCATGACCTGCGGCCCGTCGCCGTGCATCTTGATCGCGAGACCCTTGATGTTGAGGATGATGTCCGTCACGTCCTCCAGCACGCCCGGAAGGCTGGAGAATTCGTGAAGAACCCCGTCGATCTTCACGGACGTCACCGCGGCGCCCGGCAGCGAGGACAGGAGAATGCGACGCAGCGAATTGCCCAGCGTCGTCCCGTAGCCGCGCTCCAGCGGTTCGACCACGAACCGGCCGTAACGATCGTCAGGGGATTTCTCCACACACTCGATGTTGGGGCGTTCCATCTCGACAGTCGCCACATGAATTCCCCCCTGGGCGCAACTCTTTCGCAACCTCGCGGAGGACGCAGCTTAACGCGAGTAGTGCTCGACGATCAGGCTCTCCTGCACCGGCGCGTCGATCTCTTCGCGCAACGGCAGGCGCAGCACTTCGCCCCGGAGCTGCTCGCGGTTGGACGACAGCCACTCCGGCACGCTGGCGTCCACCGCGCCCTGCATGACGTCCTTGAAGAACGGCAGGTCGCGGCTGCGCTCGCGCACCTCGATGACGTCGCCCGGCCGCACCAGGTAGGAGGGGACGTTGACCTTGCGGCCGTTGACGCTGAAGTGGCCGTGCAGCACCAGCTGGCGCGCGTGACGGCGCGAAAGGGCGAACCCCAGACGGTACACGACGTTGTCGAGACGCGACTCCAGGATCTGCAACAGGCGTTCGCCCGTGACGCCCTTCGCGCGCTCCGCCCGCTCCACGTAGTTGCGGAACTGGCGCTCAAGGACGCCGTAGAAGCGGCGCGCCTTCTGCTTTTCGCGCAAGTGCAGGCCGTAGTCCGACAGCTTCCGGCGGGTCAGGCCGTGCTGCCCCGGCGGAACGGCCTTCTTTTCGATCGGGCACTTGGGCGTGTAGCAGCGCTGGCCCTTCAGGAACAGCTTCTGGCCCTCGCGGCGGCACAGGCGGCAGACCGGCCCAGTGTAACGTGCCATGGGTTCACCCCCTTATACGCGGCGCCGCTTGGGCGGGCGGCAACCGTTGTGTGGAATCGGCGTGACGTCCTTGATGACGCTGACTTCCAGGCCCGCAGCCTGAAGCGCGCGGATGGCGGCCTCGCGCCCCGCGCCGGGCCCCTTCACGTACACCTCGACTTCGCGCATGCCGGCGTCCATCGCCGCGCGCGCGGCGCGTTCGGCCGCCAGCTGCGCGGCGAACGGCGTCCCCTTCTTCGATCCTTTGAAACCCTGCGTCCCGGCGGTGCCCCAGGAAATCGTGTTACCCGCCGGATCGGTGATCGTCACGATGGTGTTGTTGAACGTGGAACGGATGTGCGCGATGCCGCGATCGACGTGGCGGCGCTCGCGCTTACGTGCCCGTGTTCCGCGCGGCTTTGCCATTCGCGTGATACCCCTCCGGATCGGCACGGGCTTCGCCGTACCGTGAATTCGTGGCGCGTTGCAAGTCGCTTCCAGAATGCCGTGATGCCAACGGCCGCGCCCGGGCGGTGGGGAGCCGCGGCAGCCGCGGAGAAACGCGACGCCCCACGAGTCCATAAGCGCAGCAAAGGGGCCGCCAAAGACGGCCATAAAGATATTTTATGCGAGGCTCACGGAAATTGCCAGCATAAAATGGCGGTGCCCTTACTTCTTGCGCTTCGCGCCCACCGTCCGCCGCGGGCCCTTCCGCGTGCGGGCGTTCGTCTTGGTGCGCTGGCCGCGGACGGGCAGCCCCCGCCGGTGGCGCAGGCCGCGATAGCAGCCGATGTCGATGAGGCGCTTGATGTTGCGCTGGACCTCGGCGCGCAGGTCGCCTTCCACCTTGTAGTCGCGGTCGATGACCTCGCGCAGCTTCGCGACCTCTTCCTCCGTCAGGTCGCGGACGCGCGTGTCCGGATTGATGCCCGTGCGGCGCAGGATCTCCCGCGAGCGGGACCAGCCGATGCCGTAGATGTACGGCAGCGCCGCCTCGATGCGCTTGTCGCGCGGCAGGTCGACTCCAGCGATGCGTGCCATGCCTTCACCCCGCCTCCTTCGTCAGCCCTGAACCTGCTTGTGCTTCGGGTTCTCGCAGATGACCATGACCTTGCCGTGACGCTTGATCACTTTGCACTTCTCACAGATCTTCTTGACCGAAGGCCGGACTTTCATGGTGCGCCTCCCATC encodes the following:
- the rpsK gene encoding 30S ribosomal protein S11, giving the protein MAKPRGTRARKRERRHVDRGIAHIRSTFNNTIVTITDPAGNTISWGTAGTQGFKGSKKGTPFAAQLAAERAARAAMDAGMREVEVYVKGPGAGREAAIRALQAAGLEVSVIKDVTPIPHNGCRPPKRRRV
- the rpmJ gene encoding 50S ribosomal protein L36 codes for the protein MKVRPSVKKICEKCKVIKRHGKVMVICENPKHKQVQG
- the rpsD gene encoding 30S ribosomal protein S4, translating into MARYTGPVCRLCRREGQKLFLKGQRCYTPKCPIEKKAVPPGQHGLTRRKLSDYGLHLREKQKARRFYGVLERQFRNYVERAERAKGVTGERLLQILESRLDNVVYRLGFALSRRHARQLVLHGHFSVNGRKVNVPSYLVRPGDVIEVRERSRDLPFFKDVMQGAVDASVPEWLSSNREQLRGEVLRLPLREEIDAPVQESLIVEHYSR
- the rpsM gene encoding 30S ribosomal protein S13, yielding MARIAGVDLPRDKRIEAALPYIYGIGWSRSREILRRTGINPDTRVRDLTEEEVAKLREVIDRDYKVEGDLRAEVQRNIKRLIDIGCYRGLRHRRGLPVRGQRTKTNARTRKGPRRTVGAKRKK